Proteins from a genomic interval of Salinarchaeum sp. Harcht-Bsk1:
- a CDS encoding sensor histidine kinase KdpD, giving the protein MVTSETVALATPFVVGALVLSFTLVEVRSLFRLLDGRRYRQYWAAAGILIALFFVGYLLAAGLLLVGSQSLLVSITGAFALLGAVFAFLVVTVGERTIDDLVRSRDELERREEEFERLYEVTDVLNRILRHNLRNNMNVILGRSDMLHDDSTESEHVDAIQAEAQKLVEIGEKARAIHDTLDAEVSADVRPVETFVSPVVADVREEYPNATVTVDAEEDLWVEAGALVETAVENVLDNAIRHNEGAASVTISIVATADDFVAVSVADDGPGIDPYEIQAIREQRETPLQHGSGLGLWLSSWIVDQYDGGISFEDNDPTGSVVTLTLPRAQPPSPDGVEARQDDQADAQSASD; this is encoded by the coding sequence GTGGTGACCTCCGAAACCGTCGCGCTCGCCACGCCCTTCGTGGTGGGTGCGCTCGTCCTGTCGTTCACGCTGGTGGAGGTCCGCTCGCTCTTCCGTCTGCTCGACGGCCGACGGTATCGGCAGTACTGGGCTGCGGCAGGGATTCTCATCGCCTTGTTCTTCGTCGGCTACCTGCTCGCCGCGGGCCTCCTGCTCGTGGGGAGCCAATCCCTTCTCGTCTCGATCACTGGCGCCTTCGCGCTCCTCGGGGCCGTGTTTGCGTTCCTCGTCGTGACCGTCGGCGAACGGACGATCGACGATCTGGTCCGATCGCGTGACGAACTCGAACGGCGCGAAGAGGAGTTCGAGCGCCTCTACGAGGTGACCGACGTCCTGAACCGGATCCTCCGGCACAACCTCCGGAACAACATGAACGTCATCCTCGGCCGGTCGGATATGCTGCACGACGACAGCACCGAATCCGAGCACGTCGACGCGATTCAGGCCGAGGCCCAAAAGCTCGTGGAGATCGGCGAGAAGGCACGCGCGATCCACGACACCCTCGACGCGGAGGTTTCCGCCGACGTCCGTCCCGTCGAGACGTTCGTCTCGCCCGTGGTCGCGGACGTGCGTGAGGAGTATCCGAACGCGACCGTGACCGTCGACGCCGAGGAGGACCTCTGGGTCGAGGCGGGCGCGCTGGTCGAGACGGCCGTCGAGAACGTCCTCGACAACGCCATCAGGCACAACGAGGGCGCAGCGAGCGTCACGATCAGCATCGTGGCGACGGCCGACGATTTCGTGGCCGTCTCGGTCGCGGACGACGGCCCAGGGATCGATCCCTACGAGATACAGGCGATCCGCGAGCAGCGGGAAACGCCGCTCCAGCACGGAAGCGGGCTCGGCCTCTGGCTCTCCTCCTGGATCGTCGATCAGTACGACGGCGGGATCTCGTTCGAGGACAACGACCCGACCGGGAGCGTCGTGACGCTGACGCTGCCCCGGGCGCAGCCGCCGTCTCCCGACGGCGTCGAGGCCAGACAGGACGACCAAGCCGACGCCCAGTCCGCGAGCGACTGA
- a CDS encoding 50S ribosomal protein L16 — MVDKPASMYREISKPPYTRREYISGIPGSKIAQHQMGDSSRQPEDYPVQISLRVEEEVQLRHDAMEASRLSANRYLIEELGENTYRMVLRKFPHHVIRENKQATGAGADRVSDGMRQAFGKVVGTAARINANERLLTCYCEVEQAEAVKEAYRRAYNKISPPCRIDVERGEELLVQ; from the coding sequence ATGGTCGACAAGCCCGCCTCCATGTACCGGGAGATCAGCAAGCCCCCGTATACGCGACGGGAGTACATCAGCGGGATCCCCGGATCAAAGATCGCCCAGCACCAGATGGGAGACTCCTCGCGACAGCCCGAGGACTACCCCGTACAGATCAGCCTCCGGGTCGAGGAGGAGGTCCAGCTCCGTCACGACGCGATGGAGGCCTCCCGCCTCTCCGCGAACCGCTACCTCATCGAGGAACTCGGCGAGAACACCTACCGCATGGTGCTCCGCAAGTTCCCCCACCACGTCATCCGGGAGAACAAGCAGGCCACCGGTGCGGGTGCGGACCGCGTCTCCGACGGCATGCGCCAGGCGTTCGGGAAGGTCGTCGGGACCGCCGCACGCATCAACGCCAACGAGCGCCTCCTGACCTGCTACTGCGAGGTCGAGCAGGCCGAGGCCGTCAAGGAGGCCTACCGCCGTGCCTACAACAAGATTTCGCCGCCCTGCCGCATCGACGTCGAGCGCGGCGAGGAGCTGCTCGTTCAGTAA
- a CDS encoding helix-turn-helix domain-containing protein — protein sequence MSMATQDDPRLEPLPAELDSPRAKLVYFTLAVTGGASVGELHDVLDVPKLTLLSVMDALTGRDLVQRTDDGFVAVA from the coding sequence ATGAGCATGGCGACCCAGGACGATCCGCGCCTCGAGCCGCTCCCCGCCGAGCTCGATAGTCCTCGTGCGAAGCTGGTCTACTTCACCCTCGCCGTGACGGGCGGTGCCTCCGTCGGTGAACTCCACGACGTGCTGGACGTTCCCAAACTGACGCTCCTCTCGGTCATGGACGCGCTCACTGGCCGCGACCTCGTCCAGCGGACGGACGACGGATTCGTCGCCGTTGCCTGA
- a CDS encoding GTP cyclohydrolase IIa: MTATQVTLFQLDNYGPWTVTPEPRPEPELQALQARLYADLADAVGDRGGYVFVTRFDNVVAVTNGLDREDHGAIQTAIDERYPVTVSAAIGTDERPAAALAEATALLQERGSAQDAARTEVLAGQPLGSSDDGGSTVRVAHFDVVDVTGQLTDSVDAYGAHLEVQGATHALSTHLYERHDALAFFVGGDNVIAICPDLDASDYEAAIEHVADEVGVAFQVGIGEGATASEAGMEAKFALEACRRDGSRIEGLAVPTAD; this comes from the coding sequence GTGACCGCAACGCAGGTGACGCTGTTCCAGCTGGACAACTACGGCCCCTGGACCGTCACGCCCGAGCCCCGCCCGGAACCGGAGCTCCAGGCGCTCCAGGCACGGCTCTACGCAGACCTCGCCGACGCCGTCGGGGACCGTGGCGGCTACGTCTTCGTCACGCGCTTCGACAACGTCGTCGCCGTCACGAACGGCCTCGACCGAGAGGACCACGGGGCGATTCAGACCGCGATCGACGAGCGCTATCCCGTAACCGTCAGCGCGGCGATCGGCACCGACGAGCGCCCGGCCGCCGCCCTCGCGGAGGCGACGGCACTCCTCCAGGAGCGAGGCAGCGCACAGGACGCCGCACGGACCGAAGTGCTGGCTGGCCAACCGCTCGGGAGCAGCGACGACGGCGGCAGCACCGTCCGCGTCGCTCACTTCGACGTCGTGGACGTGACCGGCCAACTCACAGACAGCGTCGACGCCTACGGCGCCCACCTCGAGGTCCAGGGTGCGACGCACGCGCTCTCGACGCACCTCTACGAACGTCACGACGCCCTGGCTTTCTTCGTCGGCGGCGACAACGTCATCGCGATCTGTCCCGACCTCGACGCGAGCGACTACGAGGCCGCGATCGAGCACGTCGCCGACGAGGTCGGAGTCGCGTTTCAGGTCGGGATCGGCGAGGGTGCCACGGCGAGTGAGGCCGGGATGGAAGCGAAGTTCGCACTCGAGGCCTGTCGCCGTGACGGTTCACGAATCGAGGGACTCGCGGTGCCGACCGCCGACTGA
- a CDS encoding cold-shock protein, whose translation MASGTVDFFNDTGGYGFIETEDADEDVFFHMEDVGGPDLEEGQEIEFEIEQAPKGPRATNVTRL comes from the coding sequence ATGGCATCCGGTACGGTTGACTTCTTCAACGACACTGGCGGTTACGGCTTCATCGAAACAGAGGACGCGGACGAGGACGTTTTCTTCCACATGGAGGACGTTGGCGGCCCCGACCTCGAGGAAGGCCAGGAGATCGAATTCGAAATCGAACAGGCCCCCAAGGGCCCCCGCGCGACCAACGTCACCCGGCTGTAA
- a CDS encoding DUF429 domain-containing protein, producing MSAPAASVGIANAGSPWIAVAFDGDGFVEAVVAEEVGALWGRYGETADRIVVGVPTGLVENGAPQRECDRLAREHLGERADAIVTPPSREATRRRRYPAARRVHERTTGGDLSEAAFDLAPAIAAVDELLQEVPESRHVVRGSHPELAFRALTDEPLAHDPATAGGYAERMRILADHDRDGPPTVQSAAEAVAGAAVPIHAVLDALVLAYTARPENGDLRTLPVDPPTDPTGLPMELAYRAERPL from the coding sequence GTGTCAGCACCGGCCGCTTCCGTCGGGATCGCAAACGCCGGGAGCCCCTGGATAGCCGTTGCCTTCGACGGCGATGGCTTCGTCGAAGCGGTCGTCGCCGAGGAAGTCGGTGCGCTCTGGGGCCGATACGGCGAGACCGCCGACAGAATCGTGGTCGGCGTCCCGACCGGGCTCGTCGAGAACGGGGCTCCGCAACGGGAGTGCGACCGTCTCGCGCGCGAACACCTGGGCGAGCGCGCGGACGCGATCGTGACACCACCGTCGCGTGAGGCGACTCGCCGGCGCCGGTATCCGGCGGCCCGGCGCGTCCACGAGCGAACCACGGGCGGCGACCTGTCGGAGGCTGCGTTCGACCTCGCACCTGCGATCGCGGCCGTCGACGAACTCCTGCAGGAAGTGCCCGAGTCTCGCCACGTGGTCCGCGGGAGCCATCCGGAACTCGCTTTTCGCGCGTTGACGGACGAGCCACTCGCTCACGATCCGGCGACCGCGGGTGGGTACGCCGAGCGGATGCGCATCCTCGCCGACCACGATCGCGACGGCCCACCGACTGTCCAGTCGGCCGCGGAAGCCGTCGCGGGCGCAGCCGTCCCGATTCACGCGGTGCTCGACGCCCTCGTCCTCGCCTACACTGCCCGTCCGGAGAACGGCGATTTGCGGACGCTCCCTGTCGACCCGCCGACCGATCCGACCGGCCTCCCGATGGAACTCGCGTACCGCGCAGAACGGCCGCTGTAA
- a CDS encoding ABC transporter ATP-binding protein, with protein MATAEDDSVFERYRDQVDRPLSRLFREYGLPEIRWFSIGMVANVIARSASLLPPLVLGVAIDAVFVGDGQYSLPFLPQAWVPTSQSGQFWFSAALIVGAFVATGVFTWVYGVAANVFAHRVMHEVRTDTFARMQRLDMPFFDDKQTGEVMSVLNNDASNLEVFLDNALQNSARLGVMLLGIAALLFYLNPQLALVTLTVIPVMIAFTLWFMRAVEPRYVAQRSSVGDLNTRLENSLSGIELVKASATEDRETEKVTNASYDYFQHTMSVLKLNYLYRPGMELLAGIAFAATFVVGGIWLFSGPPAPFSGSLSVGEFVTFVFLTQRIVTPLAEVSNIVDQYENAKASSERVFGLMDVPVRIEDPEDPVVLDDPAGRVEYDDVDFAYPESALAAAEGTETAAAADGPGDGSEIDAEEAPERTADDAGRTTDDLVLEGIDFAAEPGETVALVGPTGAGKSTVCKLLLRLYDVTDGSIRVDGHDVRACTLDSLRESIGYVSQDVVLFDGTVAENVRYGRFDASREDVVEAAKMAEAHEFIENLPRGYDTRIGEDGVKLSGGQRQRLSIARTVLRDPDILVLDEATSAVDTETELLIQRSLDRLAVDRTTFVIAHRLSTIREADTILVLEGGQIVERGTHEELIDRDGLYASLWGVQAGEIESLPEAFLEEARERAAERPPADRSTRGDDD; from the coding sequence ATGGCGACTGCCGAAGACGACAGCGTGTTCGAGCGCTACCGCGACCAGGTGGATCGCCCACTCTCGCGGCTGTTCCGCGAGTACGGACTCCCCGAGATCCGGTGGTTCTCCATCGGAATGGTCGCGAACGTGATCGCGCGATCGGCGAGCCTCCTGCCACCGCTTGTGCTGGGCGTCGCGATCGACGCGGTGTTCGTCGGCGACGGGCAGTACTCGTTGCCCTTCCTCCCGCAAGCGTGGGTGCCGACGAGCCAGTCCGGACAGTTCTGGTTCTCCGCGGCCCTGATCGTCGGCGCGTTCGTCGCGACGGGCGTGTTTACGTGGGTCTACGGCGTCGCAGCCAACGTCTTCGCCCATCGCGTGATGCACGAGGTTCGGACGGATACCTTCGCCCGGATGCAGCGCCTCGACATGCCCTTCTTCGACGACAAGCAGACTGGGGAGGTCATGAGCGTCCTGAACAACGACGCGTCGAATCTGGAGGTCTTCCTCGACAACGCACTCCAGAACTCGGCGCGGCTCGGCGTCATGCTGCTGGGGATCGCGGCGCTCCTCTTCTATCTCAACCCGCAACTCGCGCTGGTCACGCTCACCGTGATCCCGGTCATGATCGCGTTTACGCTGTGGTTCATGCGCGCGGTGGAACCCAGGTACGTCGCCCAGCGGTCGAGCGTCGGCGACCTCAACACCCGCCTCGAGAACAGCCTCAGCGGCATCGAACTCGTCAAGGCCTCCGCGACGGAGGACCGCGAGACGGAGAAGGTCACCAACGCCTCCTACGACTACTTCCAGCACACGATGTCGGTGCTGAAGCTCAACTACCTCTACCGGCCGGGGATGGAGTTGCTCGCCGGCATCGCCTTCGCCGCGACGTTCGTCGTCGGTGGAATCTGGCTGTTTTCGGGACCCCCGGCTCCGTTCTCCGGCTCGCTGAGCGTCGGCGAGTTCGTGACGTTCGTGTTCCTCACCCAGCGGATCGTCACCCCACTCGCAGAGGTCAGCAACATCGTCGACCAGTACGAGAACGCCAAGGCCTCCAGCGAGCGCGTCTTCGGGCTGATGGACGTACCCGTCCGGATCGAAGATCCCGAGGACCCAGTCGTCCTCGATGATCCCGCCGGACGCGTCGAGTACGACGACGTGGACTTCGCCTATCCGGAGAGTGCGCTGGCCGCTGCGGAAGGAACCGAGACCGCGGCCGCCGCGGACGGTCCTGGGGATGGATCGGAAATCGACGCTGAAGAGGCTCCCGAACGCACCGCCGACGATGCCGGACGCACCACCGACGACCTCGTCCTGGAGGGTATCGACTTCGCGGCCGAACCGGGCGAGACCGTCGCGCTCGTCGGACCGACCGGCGCTGGCAAGTCCACCGTGTGCAAACTCCTGCTCCGCCTGTACGACGTGACCGACGGCTCGATCAGGGTCGACGGCCACGACGTCAGAGCGTGCACGCTCGACAGCCTCCGAGAGTCGATCGGCTACGTCAGCCAGGACGTCGTCCTCTTCGATGGCACCGTCGCCGAGAACGTCCGGTACGGTCGCTTCGACGCGAGCCGCGAGGACGTCGTCGAGGCCGCGAAGATGGCCGAGGCGCACGAGTTCATCGAGAACCTGCCGCGGGGCTACGACACCCGGATCGGGGAGGACGGCGTGAAGCTCTCGGGCGGCCAGCGCCAGCGGCTCTCGATCGCACGGACCGTCCTGCGCGACCCCGATATCCTCGTGCTCGACGAGGCGACGAGCGCCGTGGACACGGAGACGGAACTTCTCATCCAGCGGTCGCTCGATCGGCTCGCTGTCGATCGCACGACGTTCGTCATCGCCCACCGGCTCTCCACGATCCGCGAGGCGGACACGATCCTCGTGCTCGAGGGCGGGCAGATCGTCGAGCGTGGGACGCACGAGGAGCTCATCGACCGCGACGGGCTCTACGCGTCGCTCTGGGGCGTCCAGGCCGGAGAGATCGAGTCGTTGCCCGAGGCGTTCCTCGAGGAAGCACGGGAGCGCGCAGCCGAACGGCCGCCGGCCGATCGATCCACGCGCGGCGACGACGACTGA
- a CDS encoding FxsA family protein, with amino-acid sequence MRKWLLGLLLAIPLVDAAVLAWLGTLLGWAEVVLLVVLTALIGGLLVRAEGRRTIRGIQRSLAEGEPPTDGLIDGGLLIAAGAFLLTPGVVTDAIGFLLVIPVTRAPIRWALKRWIIVPKLDEKTGGFASGNVYTFGFPQPGENEGVDPEDFDLGGPGPFGSTATEETDQNGEAGGSGPSGDDTVDLGSDEYDVEDDDR; translated from the coding sequence ATGCGAAAGTGGCTGCTGGGCCTCCTGCTCGCGATCCCGCTCGTCGACGCCGCCGTCCTCGCGTGGCTGGGGACCCTGCTCGGCTGGGCGGAGGTCGTCCTCCTCGTCGTCCTCACCGCACTGATCGGCGGGTTGCTCGTCCGCGCCGAGGGTCGCCGGACGATCCGTGGCATCCAGCGTTCACTCGCCGAGGGCGAGCCGCCCACCGACGGCCTGATCGACGGCGGCCTGCTCATCGCCGCGGGTGCATTCCTGCTGACGCCCGGCGTCGTCACCGACGCGATCGGCTTCCTGCTCGTGATCCCGGTCACGCGGGCGCCGATCCGCTGGGCGCTCAAACGGTGGATCATCGTCCCGAAACTCGACGAGAAGACCGGTGGCTTCGCCTCCGGCAACGTCTACACGTTCGGCTTCCCGCAACCGGGCGAGAACGAGGGCGTCGATCCCGAGGACTTCGACCTCGGCGGGCCGGGGCCGTTCGGCAGCACTGCGACAGAGGAGACCGACCAGAACGGCGAGGCAGGCGGATCTGGGCCCAGCGGTGACGACACGGTCGATCTCGGCAGCGACGAGTACGACGTCGAAGACGACGATCGCTGA
- a CDS encoding sugar phosphate isomerase/epimerase: MARTAIQLYTLREVDSSLDDLLEMVAAAGFDAVEFAGRETKYEPDEVVDMLARNGLEVAGAHVGIEDLEDDPDGLAERYEAMDCTNLICPGMDPRHFESQEGVATAAGRLEVVADALEDTDCTLHYHTHTQEFQQIEGGLAFEGFLAATDVSIELDVGHTLRAGEDPADWLRRLEGRAELVHFADVDVESDESVPLGEGDVDLAACAEAAAEIGADWYVYEYEGADPLTTIDDAAQKLMNLT, encoded by the coding sequence ATGGCACGCACGGCGATCCAGCTCTACACGCTCCGGGAGGTCGATAGCTCGCTCGACGATCTGCTCGAGATGGTCGCTGCGGCCGGGTTCGACGCAGTCGAGTTCGCGGGACGAGAGACCAAGTACGAACCCGACGAGGTCGTCGACATGCTCGCACGGAACGGGCTTGAGGTCGCCGGCGCCCACGTCGGCATCGAGGACCTCGAGGACGATCCCGACGGACTGGCCGAACGCTACGAGGCCATGGACTGTACGAATCTGATCTGTCCCGGGATGGATCCGCGACACTTCGAGAGCCAGGAGGGAGTCGCGACGGCGGCCGGCCGGCTCGAAGTCGTCGCGGACGCACTCGAAGACACCGACTGCACGCTTCACTACCACACGCACACGCAGGAGTTCCAGCAGATCGAGGGCGGCCTCGCGTTCGAGGGATTCCTCGCGGCGACGGACGTGTCGATCGAACTCGACGTGGGCCACACGCTCCGTGCCGGCGAGGACCCGGCCGACTGGCTCCGGCGCCTCGAGGGTCGGGCGGAACTCGTGCACTTCGCGGACGTCGACGTCGAGTCGGACGAGTCGGTCCCGCTGGGCGAGGGCGACGTCGACCTCGCGGCCTGTGCCGAGGCAGCGGCCGAGATCGGAGCCGACTGGTACGTCTACGAGTACGAGGGAGCGGATCCGCTCACGACGATCGACGACGCTGCCCAGAAACTGATGAATCTGACCTGA
- a CDS encoding YlbF family regulator produces MSIDAEEAGEANADADVEALGRELGEAITELPAYERYEAAKADVENHEEAQERIAEVEQLREEFMLARQIGEASQADLQTLQSAQESLHELPVMEEYLEAQADLTGHLETINEAISEPLADLDFGEEAGGCCVD; encoded by the coding sequence ATGAGCATCGACGCGGAGGAAGCGGGGGAGGCGAACGCGGACGCGGACGTCGAGGCGCTCGGGAGAGAACTCGGCGAGGCGATCACAGAGCTGCCAGCCTACGAGCGATACGAGGCCGCGAAGGCCGACGTCGAGAACCACGAGGAGGCCCAGGAGCGAATCGCCGAGGTCGAGCAGCTCCGTGAGGAGTTCATGCTCGCCCGGCAGATCGGGGAGGCGAGCCAGGCGGACCTCCAGACGTTGCAGTCCGCCCAGGAGTCCCTCCACGAACTCCCGGTCATGGAGGAGTACCTCGAGGCACAGGCCGACCTGACCGGACACCTAGAGACGATCAACGAGGCGATCTCGGAGCCGCTCGCGGATCTGGATTTCGGCGAGGAAGCCGGCGGGTGCTGCGTCGACTGA